A window from Oscillospiraceae bacterium encodes these proteins:
- a CDS encoding TlpA disulfide reductase family protein, which produces MKPSVKAIIWAAVIVLVLAGSFLAYRALGGKFNASSASSETLTPAADFTFYDAEGSGITLASKFGKPIVLNFWATWCGPCQEELPAFNKAFSQFGEKVEFIMINLDDPGTESEVQTFLSEQGYDFPVFYDTDYSGTRAYKVQGIPVSYFITPDGKIAAEHIGSVSEKALWDYIDRISE; this is translated from the coding sequence ATGAAACCATCTGTTAAAGCAATCATTTGGGCGGCGGTGATCGTGCTCGTGCTTGCCGGCTCGTTTCTCGCCTATCGCGCGCTGGGAGGAAAATTCAACGCCTCATCGGCGTCTTCCGAAACACTGACCCCCGCGGCGGATTTCACTTTCTATGACGCGGAAGGCAGCGGGATCACCCTTGCTTCGAAGTTCGGAAAACCCATCGTGCTCAATTTCTGGGCAACCTGGTGCGGCCCGTGTCAGGAAGAGCTTCCCGCTTTCAACAAAGCATTTTCACAATTCGGTGAAAAGGTCGAGTTTATAATGATTAACCTGGATGACCCGGGCACCGAATCCGAGGTTCAGACGTTTTTGTCGGAACAGGGTTATGATTTTCCGGTCTTTTACGACACCGATTACAGCGGAACCAGGGCTTATAAAGTCCAGGGAATTCCGGTCAGCTATTTTATCACTCCTGACGGAAAGATCGCGGCAGAGCATATCGGCTCCGTCAGCGAAAAGGCGCTTTGGGATTATATCGATCGGATTTCGGAGTGA